The window CGAGGAACGACTGGCCCAACTCGGCTACACCCAGGTCCTCGCCCGCCGGATGTCGGCGTTCTCGAACTACGCCGTCTCCTTCACGATCATCTCGGTGCTGTCCGGCTGCCTCACCCTGTACCTCTTCGGCATGATCACCGGCGGTCCGGCGGTGATCACCTGGGGCTGGGTCGCGGTCGGTCTGATGACCCTCTTCGTGGGTCTGTCGATGGCCGAGATCTGCTCCGCCTACCCGACCTCGGCCGGCCTGTACTTCTGGGCGCACCGCCTCGCGCCCCCGCGTTCGGCGGCGGCCTGGGCGTGGTTCACCGGCTGGTTCAACGTCCTGGGCCAGGTCGCGGTGACCGCGGGCATCGACTTCGGCGCGGCCTCCTTCCTTGGCGCCTACCTGAACCTCCAGTTCGACTTCGAGGTGACGCCCGGCCGCACGGTCCTGCTGTTCGCGGCGATCCTGGTGCTGCACGGCCTGCTGAACACCTTCGGCGTCCGCATCGTCGCCTTCCTGAACAGCGTGAGCGTGTGGTGGCACGTCCTCGGGGTCGCCGTCATCGTCGGCGCGCTGGCGTTCGTGCCCGACCACCACCAGTCGGCGTCGTTCGTCTTCACTCACTTCGTCAACGAGACCGGCTGGGGCAGCGGCCTCTACGTCGTCCTGCTCGGCCTGCTGATGGCCCAGTACACCTTCACCGGCTACGACGCCTCGGCCCACATGACGGAGGAGACCCACGACGCCTCCACGGCGGGGCCCAAGGGCATCGTCCGTTCCATCTGGACGTCCTGGATCGCGGGCTTCGTCCTGCTGCTGGGCTTCACCTTCGCGATCCAGTCCTACGACCGCGAGCTCGCCTCGCCCACCGGCGCACCGCCCGCCCAGATCCTGCTCGACGCCCTCGGCGCCACCACCGGCAAGCTCCTGCTGCTGGTGGTGATCGGGGCCCAGCTCTTCTGCGGCATGGCCTCCGTCACCGCCAACAGCCGTATGATCTACGCCTTCTCCCGCGACGGCGCGCTGCCCTTCTCGCACGTCTGGCACACCGTCAGCCCGCGCACCCGCACTCCCGTGGCAGCGGTCTGGCTGGCCGCGCTGGGCGCGCTCGCGCTGGGCCTGCCCTACCTCATCAACTCGACGGCCTACGCGGCGGTGACCTCGATCGCGGTCATCGGCCTCTACATCGCGTACGTCATCCCGACCTTCCTGCGGGTGCGCAAGGGCGACGCCTTCGAACGCGGGCCCTGGCACCTGGGCCGCTGGTCGAAGCCGATCGGTGTCGTCTCGGTCGTCTGGGTCGCCGCGATCACGATCCTGTTCATGCTGCCCCAGGTCGCCCCGGTCACCGGGAAGACCTTCAACTACGCCCCGGTCGCCGTCCTCGTCGTCCTGGGCTTCGCCGCCACCTGGTGGCTGGCCTCGGCACGCCACTGGTTCCTCAACCGGACCCTGGCCCCCACCCTGGAGCCGGTCGAAAAGTGACCAACCTGCCGCTCCGTCCCCGTCCGACGCGGCCGGGTCGCCGATACCCGATCGGAGACCCGGCCTCGTCCGGCTATGCTCGGACGAGCAACATCGCCGGGGCCCTTAGCTCAATTGGCAGAGCAGTGGACTTTTAATCCATTGGTTGTGGGTTCGAGTCCCACAGGGCCTACGGTCCGCAGGCGGGCTTCATGCCCTCTGGCCTGCGACGCGGCGCCCGGTTCGGCTTCGGCCGGCCCGGGCGCCCCGTCTTTTCCCGAGGGGTGCCTCCCGGTACCGGGCGCGGGCGCGGCCGGGTCAGGGCGCCGTACTCCGGACGATCCGCTCGACCGCCGCCGCCACCAGTTCCTCCCGCTCCGCCTCGGTGAGGACGTCGGGCAGGGTGAGCTGCTCGACGATCAGCCAGTTCAGGGCGAGATAGAGCAGTTTGACGGCCATCGCGTCGCCGGGCAGGCCGGTGGCCTCGTGGTAGGCGACGTTGGCGTCGAGGTCCGCGCGGACGCGCTCGGTGAGGACCGCGCGCAGTTCCGGGCGGCGGGTGGCCTCCAGGCGGAGCTCCAGCAGCGCGAGGTAACCGGTGCGGAAGGAGGCGACACGGCCGACGAGTTCGCGCATCAACCGCGTGTACGTCTCCCGGTCGCGGCCGCCGTCGCGCTGGCGGGCGATGGTGGCCTCGTCGGGCTGGAGCCGCTCGTAGACGCGGGCGCCGGCCTGGGTGAGCAGGTCGTCGCGGCTGGAGAAGTAGTTGGACGCCGTACCGACGGGCACGGCGGCCGCGGCGTCCACCGCCCGGAAGGTCAGGCCCCGGGCGCCGTCCCGGGCCAGCACCTCGATCGCGGCGTCGACGAGCGCGGCGCGCCGCTGGTCGTTCCGTCTCACCATGGCTCACGACTCCCTGTGCGGTACGCGCTTACACCACTGCGGGCAGAGTACTGCACCTGAAGTTGTCCATGGCGCCTGGCGCCCGTCCGGCTCGGCTCATCCCGCCGGGCTCAGCTCGTTCCGCTCCTGCAGCTCGGCCAGGGGCAGCGTGTGCTGGGTCTGCAGGACCTTGGCGCGGAGGTAGCGGACGTTGTGGGCGGTGGTGAAGACACCGGTCGGCACCCGGTCCCGGACGACGGCGCCGAGAGCACGCAACTGCCCGGCCTTGTCGGGGTTGTTGGACAGCAGATCCAGTTCCCCGATGCCGAGGGCGGCGAGCATCTGCGCGGCGGCCGTGTAGTCGCGGGCGTCCTCCGGGAGGCCGAGGGCGGCGTTCGCCTCGTAGGTGTCGAGGCCCTGGTCCTGGAGGGCGTAGGCGTCGAGCTTGTTGTACAGGCCGATGCCGCGCCCCTCCTGGCGGAGGTAGAGCAGTACGCCGCCGCGCACCGCGATGCGTTCGACGGCCTCGCGCAGCTGGGGGCCGCAGTCGCAGCGGGACGAACCGAAGACGTCGCCGGTCAGGCACTCGGAGTGCAGGCGCACCAGCGGGACCGGGCCGGGGTCGCCGAGGACGACGGCGACGTGCTCCTGGCCGTCGGCGAGCCCGTGGAAGGTGACGAGCTCCGCGTCGGTGCTGTAGCCGTCGGGGAAGCGCAGCGGCACCCGGACGCGGGCGCGCGGGGTGGCGGCGGGGGTGTCGGGCATGGGGGCCTCCGGTGTCCTCCCATCTGCTTCAGATTTGAAGCAGACGTTCGGCCGGGACCCTACCGCATGCTTCAAAGTTAAA of the Streptomyces sp. 1222.5 genome contains:
- a CDS encoding amino acid permease, producing the protein MTDDASASGPSDEERLAQLGYTQVLARRMSAFSNYAVSFTIISVLSGCLTLYLFGMITGGPAVITWGWVAVGLMTLFVGLSMAEICSAYPTSAGLYFWAHRLAPPRSAAAWAWFTGWFNVLGQVAVTAGIDFGAASFLGAYLNLQFDFEVTPGRTVLLFAAILVLHGLLNTFGVRIVAFLNSVSVWWHVLGVAVIVGALAFVPDHHQSASFVFTHFVNETGWGSGLYVVLLGLLMAQYTFTGYDASAHMTEETHDASTAGPKGIVRSIWTSWIAGFVLLLGFTFAIQSYDRELASPTGAPPAQILLDALGATTGKLLLLVVIGAQLFCGMASVTANSRMIYAFSRDGALPFSHVWHTVSPRTRTPVAAVWLAALGALALGLPYLINSTAYAAVTSIAVIGLYIAYVIPTFLRVRKGDAFERGPWHLGRWSKPIGVVSVVWVAAITILFMLPQVAPVTGKTFNYAPVAVLVVLGFAATWWLASARHWFLNRTLAPTLEPVEK
- a CDS encoding TetR/AcrR family transcriptional regulator, translated to MVRRNDQRRAALVDAAIEVLARDGARGLTFRAVDAAAAVPVGTASNYFSSRDDLLTQAGARVYERLQPDEATIARQRDGGRDRETYTRLMRELVGRVASFRTGYLALLELRLEATRRPELRAVLTERVRADLDANVAYHEATGLPGDAMAVKLLYLALNWLIVEQLTLPDVLTEAEREELVAAAVERIVRSTAP
- the ribA gene encoding GTP cyclohydrolase II translates to MPDTPAATPRARVRVPLRFPDGYSTDAELVTFHGLADGQEHVAVVLGDPGPVPLVRLHSECLTGDVFGSSRCDCGPQLREAVERIAVRGGVLLYLRQEGRGIGLYNKLDAYALQDQGLDTYEANAALGLPEDARDYTAAAQMLAALGIGELDLLSNNPDKAGQLRALGAVVRDRVPTGVFTTAHNVRYLRAKVLQTQHTLPLAELQERNELSPAG